Proteins encoded together in one Rana temporaria chromosome 6, aRanTem1.1, whole genome shotgun sequence window:
- the PSMG3 gene encoding proteasome assembly chaperone 3: protein MEAQPVVTSKQAEEVINGCPTQVVCSAFTDHILVVVTQYGKFGTMVSVTPNTVAGDVGKPTLTTKVLLGCDEPLVHVCAKNLVSFVCEESKNKPVLLGLALKDKSSDCITALKVLIKSCQVW, encoded by the exons ATGGAAGCACAGCCTGTGGTGACCTCCAAGCAAGCTGAAGAGGTGATTAATGGGTGCCCTACCCAGGTGGTCTGCTCTGCCTTCACAGATCATATTCTGGTTGTGGTGACACAGTACGGAAAGTTTGGCACAATGGTCTCTGTCACGCCTAACACAGTAGCCGGAGACGTGGGCAAACCCACCCTTACCACCAAAGTCCTTCTAGGATGTGATGAG CCTCTGGTTCACGTCTGTGCCAAGAATTTGGTTAGCTTTGTATGTGAAGAGTCAAAGAACAAGCCGGTACTTCTAGGCCTGGCGCTAAAGGACAAAAGTTCGGACTGTATTACTGCCCTGAAAGTCCTGATAAAGAGCTGTCAGGTTTGGTGA